TTCACCAAAACATTATTGAGTATACGAATATTGCTGTACGCACCTGTTGAACTTGATGGATAGGGGTAAATAGCTTTAGTAGCTGTACTGCTTCCAAAAGCGATATTTACACTGTTATAAAATATGTCGACATAATTGCAATTGTAAGGATAAATACCATAATTGGTTCCAGTTCCATTTGCATTAATTAAAAAATTGTTGGCAATTAATCCGTGATTCGAAGAATCTCCATCGCAATAATAAGGATAAAGAAGATAATTAGTTGATGTTCCCCTTAGCACCAAGTGATTTCCTTCTATCTGAAAGCCACCATCACAATAATAAAGATACATACCATAGTTTGTTGAATAAGGCGCAGTTTCAGTTGCAAATACGCTATTTCCTTTTATAACAAACTGGATTTGATATTCCATTCGAATTCCATAATAGTAAAAGCCTGTGATTTCGTTTTCTATAAATTGATTCCCAAACTCCTGAACATTGCTACTACCAACCAGATTTACCCCATATGAACCATTTTCTATTTCATTGTTGTAAAAATAATTATTTGAGTCTATAGCAGCGGATGACGAAATAACAACAGAAGCGTATACCGAGGTAGAGCCTGATATTACTCCACTAAATTTATTCCCAAGAAAATTATTATTCGTTGCACCATTCGAAAAATCAATTACAGCCCCATTGGTATTTGTTCCTGTTCGTTCAAAACTTATATCTTTAAAAGTGATATAATCTGCACCATCAAGATAAACAACATAATTGTCGATTGCTGATGTTGAAGATGGAAAAGTAACCAGCACTTCAGATTTATCACCGTTAATTGATTTGAAAGTAATTGTGTTGGTTGAAGAGGCACCAAATATTTCACCTATACTGAGTTGTTCCTGATAGGTGCCTGTATCAATCAGAAAAGTAACAGCACCACTCACTCCACAAAGATTCAAAGCTGTAATAGCTTCTGAAATCGTTTTAATATTTCGATTTACGCCTATGTTATATGTTCCACTTAATGGATTGCATACTATAACACTTTTTATCAAGGTGTCGTTTACAGTATTGGAATCCACCTGCCCATTTGGGCTTGCTGTCCAAGCCTTTATTGTATGAAAACCATTGGAAAAATTGAATGAACCAACCGACAGTAAATCACTGCTGCCAGCTGTTGTTAGTGTGTCATTCCAACTGCTTGAAGTTACAGAACTGTTATCAACTTGCCAATTGACTGATGCTGAAAATAGGGTGTCTAAGCCAAAGTTGGAAATACGTAAATAAATGGAACTCATTCCTGGCGTTAGAGGCGAAACGGGAGAATCAATAACGGAAACTCCTGCATCATTTAAATAACTACTTAAATCAATTTTAATGTGGGGGCGACTGGCATTAACTGTTCCATTACCGGTAGGTGGAGAATTATCAGCATACCAATATTCATGCTGAGAAGTAGCAGTATGGTAATAAAAATAAGGATAGGCTGATGTTCCGGTTCCCGTATATTCTGTTACAACCAATACATGAAGATTCCCAGCATTTTTATTATAAAAATAGGGTGTAGCTAACTGAAAGCTATCCCATCCAGAACTGGAAAACACTTTTGAACTTGTATAAACTAAAGTTGCACCAGCTACAGTATTTGTCCACGTATCTGCGGTAAGTGTAGTTGAGGTATCTGTTTTAAGATATATTTTTATAGGTGCTGTTGATGTTTGTGTAGTAGCAACTTGCCATGACAACGTGCTAATTAACCCACTATAATTAATTTCGTTACTGGTGTATATGGCAGCCGAACGCTCATAACCCCAGAATATACCAAATGGTTGCCGTTGCGATAAAGTACCGCTTCCAATGGTCACAGTTTGAGCAAAGCCTTGTATGGCAAAGAGCAGAATTATACTAATTAAAGCAAAGCTTCTAATTCTATCCATCATGCAACTATCTGTAAAAATATTCCTGTTCATCTTCTTATCATTAAATGGTTCGAGGGCATAGTTTCGTTTAACAAAGTACGTAATAAATACTGAATAATGACACTTAATCAACAAAAAAGGGCTGATTATAACAACCAGCCCTTCATATAATAATATTCGTATTTCTTTATTTATTCATCTTAGCCCAGCTATCCCGTAATGTAACTGTTCTATTATAAACCTGTTTTTCGCTTGTGCTAGCCTTGTCAACACAAAAATAGCCCATACGCTGAAACTGGAACTTGTCCATCGGTTTTGCATCGGCTAAACTGGGTTCCAATTTAGCAATCACGGTTTTCAGGCTTTCAGGATTAATAGTTGATTTATAATCCAAACCTTCAGGAACATCCTCTGGATCTTCATTCAGGAATAAGCGGTCGTAAAGTCTGACTTCAGAATCAATTGCATGTTCAGCAGATACCCAATGTAAGGTTCCTTTTACTTTCCTCATTTCTCCAGAGCCACTTTTTGTATCTGGATCATAGGTGCAACGAACTTCAGCTATTACACCATTTTCATCCTTTACAACTTCTTCACACTTGATGATATAGCCAGCCTTTAATCGAACTTCTCCACCGGGTTTTAATCGGAAGTATTTTTTAGGAGGATCCTCCATAAAGTCAGATTTCTCAATATATATTTCTCTCGAGAAAGGCATTTCACGCTTTCCCATTGATTCATCTTCTGGATTATTTTCTATTTCGAGTAACTCTGTTTTACCCTCTGGATAATTGGTAATAACAATTTTTAACGGATCGAGTACAGCCATAACTCGTGCAACTTTTTTATTTAAGTCCTCACGAATACAAAACTCCAGTAATCCAACATCTATTACATTATCACGTTTGGCCACTCCTACTCGTTCTGCAAAGTTTCGAATCGATTCAGGCGTATAACCTCTTCTTCTTAAACCTGAAATAGTTGGTATTCTGGGATCATCCCAGCCCTCAACATATTTTTCCTCAACCAGTGTTAGCAGCTTTCGTTTGCTCATTACGGTGTAGGTCAGGTTTAGTCGGGCAAATTCAATTTGACGAGGTCTGTAGGTTGTATCAATAATATTATCTAAAAACCAATCGTAAAGTGGCCTGTGCACTTCAAATTCAAGTGTACAAATGGAATGCGTTATTCCCTCTAAATAATCAGACTCACCATGAGCAAAATCATACATTGGATAAATACACCATTTATTTCCTGTACGGTGATGATCTGTATGTTTGATCCTGTAAATAGCCGGATCGCGCATATGCATATTGGGTGAGCTCATATCAATTTTAGCTCTTAATACTTTTTCACCATCCTTAAACTCACCCTTTTTCATTCTTTCAAACAAATCCAGATTTTCTTCAATGGATCGATTTTTATAAGGACTTTCGTTTCCTGCTTTGGTTGGGGTTCCTCTGTTGGCAGAAATTTCCTCCGCACTTTGATCATCCACATAGGCTTTACCAGCTTGAACTAACTTGACTGCCCATGCATATAACTGATCAAAATAATCGGATGCATAATAAGGTTGATTATCCCACTCGAAACCTAACCATTTAACATCTTCCAAAATGGAGTCAACATATTCAACATCTTCTTTTACAGGATTGGTATCATCAAAGCGAAGATTACATAAACCATTATACGACTTTGCTAAACCGAAATTGAGGCAAATTGATTTAGCATGGCCAATATGCAAATAGCCATTGGGTTCGGGAGGAAAACGAGTATGCACTCTCTTTTCGTTTTTCCCGTTTCGCAAGTCTTCTTCAATAATTTCTTCGATGAAATTCAATGATTTCTTTTCTGTTTTTTCCTCTTCCTTAATCGTCATTTTTCTTGATTTCTGTGAATACTAATACCTTCATTATTCACTGCAAAGTACGGTAATCAATCACTATTTTTATCACTTAAAAAAGGGAGAATAATCATCTTATCAAGAATCTATCACAATCATTTTAATAAATTGATTTCGGAATTGTAATTTTGCGGTAATATTAAGCATATGACAACAATAAGAATAACAAAAGAATTCAGGTTCGAGACTTCACATATATTGAAAGACTATGATGGTTTGTGTAAAAACATCCATGGACATTCCTATCGTCTCATGGTCACTGTATCCGGCTCTCCTATTAATGATGACAAAAGTCCTAAGAATGGGATGGTCATGGATTTTGGCGATTTAAAAAGCATTGTATACGAGGATATCGTAAACAAATACGACCATACTCTAGTAGTAAATGAGGACAGTACTGAGGCAGTAAAAGAGGCCATGAAAATTGCTACTGGACGCGTTATTTTCACACCTTATCAACCAACTTGTGAAAACATGGTAGCCGAGTTTGCCCGACTAATTAAAGATAAGCTTCCTGCACAAATTTCTTTGTGCTGTGTTCGACTTTATGAAACACCTACTTCCTATGCCGAATGGTTGGAAGGGGATAATTAATGGCCATTATGAAAATTAAATTCAAGTGTCAGGTTTGCGGCTATATTTATGATCCAGCAGTAGGAGATACTGAACATGGTGTTGAAGCCGGAACCGACTTCGATGATATTAAAGATGATTGGAAATGCCCGCTTTGCACAGCAGGAAAAGAAGCATTCGAAGAAGACGAATACTATTAATCATGTTTCGCCAGTTTGATTAAATCTGATCAAATTAATAGTGATATCTTTGAGCATAAACCAAACTTACGTTTAATTCATTAGCCAATAATAATTTTTTGATATGACCGATTTAAGCACAAAATATTTAGGTTTCGATTTAAAAAGTCCAATTATCGTGGGCAGTTCAGGATTAACAAATTCAGTAATTGCAGTGAAGGAGCATGCTGATAATGGTGCTGGTGCTGTTGTATTAAAATCACTTTTCGAAGAACAGATTCGGATGGAATCTGAGCAAAATATTCAAAATGTTGGTAGTGATAACTTGTATGCCGAAGCACAGGATTATATCTCTAATTATACGAAAGATCATAATTTAGATAAATATCTTCAGCTCATTGAAGATTGCAAGAAAGAAGTTGATATTCCTGTTATTGCCAGCATCAATTGTGTTAGTGCTGATGGTTGGCCTGAATTTGCTTCCAAAATAGAAAAAGCTGGTGCCGATGCATTGGAACTTAACGTTTTTATACTTCCTTCCGATTTTGCACGGGGAACTGATGAAAATGAAACAGTATATTTCAAAATAGTAGAAGAAGTACAAAAATATTGCACATTACCCTTATCATTAAAAATCAGTTATTATTTCACCAATTTGGCTCAAATGATACAGAAATTATCATTTACAGGAATTAAGGGCCTCACTTTGTTCAATCGTTTTTTTAGTCCTGATTTCGATTTAAAAACCAAGAAAGTAGTAGCAGCAAACCTTTTAAGCAATCCTGCCGAACTAACTACTTCCTTGCGTTGGATAGGCATTATGTACGATCGTGTACGTTGTGATTTAGCTGCATCAACAGGGGTTCACGATGGCGAAGGAGTTGTCAAACAAATACTGGCAGGCGCAAACGCAGTGCAAGTAGTTTCAGCCTTATATAAAAATGGCAATAGCCATTTAGTGCAAATTAAAAATGGCTTAATTAAATGGATGGAAGACAACGGACACAAATCCCTAAATGAGTTTAGAGGAAAAATGAGCCAATCGGTAATTAACGATCCTGCCGCCTATGAGCGTGTTCAGTTTATGAAATACTTTAGTGGTATTGAATAAATAAGAACCTATAAAATAAAAACCCCGATACTGAATGAACAGCATCGGGGTTTTTATTTTATTTCAATGTAGTTTATAATGGTGTAGACAAATTCACTTTTGCCTGATTACCACTAATTACTTCATTAGTTGCTTCGTCTCTTACAAAAACAACAACTTGGCAATTATTCATATTGTAATTTCTGCTTGAATTGTCGAATGTCCATGTTTTCTTAATCATGGCTCCTACAGCAGTTGCTTCAGTAATGGGATCTCCCAAAACATCTGACAAGCCTTCACGGAAAGTGCGGGCATGCACATAATCTGGTGGATTTGGGTTGCCAGACTGTTGAGTTACAATTCCATCTTCGAGTAATACACAATATAATGTATTTCCAGTAGTCACATCAGTAGTATAATACACCTGAGCTTCAACTGTAAGTGTTTTAGTTGTTTCATCATAACTGGATGTAAAGCCAACATTCAATGGAGATACTTCTGCCATGATACCATCAGCATAAGTGGCCCAATTGGAGCGACTTTGCCAGCGAATACCACCATATAATCTTCTCTGTACAAAAGCACCAGGCATAGCATTTTTACCTGCAAAAGTCATTGCCCATAATTGATCTGGCCATGTTCTTCTAAGGTCTTGATCGCCAGCATAAGGTGTGTTATATCCACCTGATTGAGGATGATATGCTATCACAAAAGCATTTCCAGGATTAGCTAATAGAATATCATGTGCTCTAACATGACCATCAGGACAATAACCACATTTCACACCTGTAAACTCTTCAATAACAACTTTTTTGTTTTCAATAACTTTACTTACATAAACTGTCTCGTTTTTTGGATCATTTGGATCCGGATTGTCTTCCTTATCACATGAAACCAATAATACTCCGGTTCCTACCAAAAGTGCAAATAAGGCTATAAATGCTTTTTTCATATGTTTGATTTTTTTGTTCATAGCAAATATATAAAATTAATTATGTAGTCAGTCATAAATTCATTTGAGATTCCTCATTAGCAAGATGATTTCCAGAATTATTCTTGAAAATTCATTCCATATTTGTTATTTGGCAAAATCTTGCTGAAATAGTTATGAATACTAAATTTTGATTATATTTGGAACCTATTTTTTAGGATAATTATATTATTAAATCAAAAAATCACATTATGAAAAAGTTAAGTTTATTGGTTTTGGGATTGATTCTAAGCTTTGGAGTCTTTGCTCAATATTATTATTTGCAAATTGATAACCCAATGCAGAATCCGGGAGGATTAAATGCAGATATGGAATACCCAGTTGGTGGCGGATTAGATGCCTCTTGGACTGCTATTCATGGTGGATCTGCTGCCAGCCCAGCATGGACTTCAACACAAACTCTTCCTTTTACCTTTAATTTTAATGGAACAGACTATACTGAATGTAAAGTATCAACATCTGGTATTCTGACATTTACAACAACTGCAACAGTTGTTCCTCCGGGTGCTAATGCCAACTTGCCTTCAGCCGATATTCCTGACAATTCAATTTGTATGTGGGGATTAGAAGGATCTGGCGCAAATGACAATATTGTTGTTAAAACATTTGGAACTGCTCCAAATCGCCAGTATTGGGTGTTTTTTGCTTCCTACAATTATAATGGAGGTACTGCTTCTTATTGGACATACTGGAGTTTTGTTCTTGAAGAAACAAGCAATAAATTCTATCTCATTGACCAACGCTCAAACACATCTGCTGGTTGTAACCCATCATTAACCCTTGGCGCACAATATACTTCTACAAGTGCTTTGGAAGTAAGTGGTTCCCCAAATGTTACATCAGGTTCTGTTAATTCAGCTGACCAGAGTGACAATACATATTGGGAATTTTTCCCAGGAGTTCAGCCTGATTATGACCTGACAGCTACAACTATTGATTTACCGAATTACCTTTCCTTAACAAATGCACCTTATAGTATTAAGGGATCCTTAAAAAATTATGGAAAGCAAACCATTACCACGCTCGATATTAATTATAGTATTGATGGTGGTGCTGCAGTAACTGCTCCTTTAACAGGATTAAGCATTGCTCCAAATACAGCTTATAACTTTACACATCCAACAAATTGGAATCCTGCAACAGATGGCAATTATGCTGTTAAAGTATGGGCTTCAAATTTGAATGGAAATGTAGATGAAAATACAGCCAATGATGAGTATACGAAAAATGTACAAGTTGTTGATAAAATGGTTCAGCGCTTAGCATTGCTTGAAGTATATACCAGCTCTACATGTGCACCTTGTAGACCAGGTAATGAAAATTTACACGCTATT
The Bacteroidota bacterium DNA segment above includes these coding regions:
- a CDS encoding glutamine--tRNA ligase/YqeY domain fusion protein, which encodes MTIKEEEKTEKKSLNFIEEIIEEDLRNGKNEKRVHTRFPPEPNGYLHIGHAKSICLNFGLAKSYNGLCNLRFDDTNPVKEDVEYVDSILEDVKWLGFEWDNQPYYASDYFDQLYAWAVKLVQAGKAYVDDQSAEEISANRGTPTKAGNESPYKNRSIEENLDLFERMKKGEFKDGEKVLRAKIDMSSPNMHMRDPAIYRIKHTDHHRTGNKWCIYPMYDFAHGESDYLEGITHSICTLEFEVHRPLYDWFLDNIIDTTYRPRQIEFARLNLTYTVMSKRKLLTLVEEKYVEGWDDPRIPTISGLRRRGYTPESIRNFAERVGVAKRDNVIDVGLLEFCIREDLNKKVARVMAVLDPLKIVITNYPEGKTELLEIENNPEDESMGKREMPFSREIYIEKSDFMEDPPKKYFRLKPGGEVRLKAGYIIKCEEVVKDENGVIAEVRCTYDPDTKSGSGEMRKVKGTLHWVSAEHAIDSEVRLYDRLFLNEDPEDVPEGLDYKSTINPESLKTVIAKLEPSLADAKPMDKFQFQRMGYFCVDKASTSEKQVYNRTVTLRDSWAKMNK
- a CDS encoding 6-carboxytetrahydropterin synthase, producing MTTIRITKEFRFETSHILKDYDGLCKNIHGHSYRLMVTVSGSPINDDKSPKNGMVMDFGDLKSIVYEDIVNKYDHTLVVNEDSTEAVKEAMKIATGRVIFTPYQPTCENMVAEFARLIKDKLPAQISLCCVRLYETPTSYAEWLEGDN
- a CDS encoding rubredoxin, translated to MKIKFKCQVCGYIYDPAVGDTEHGVEAGTDFDDIKDDWKCPLCTAGKEAFEEDEYY
- a CDS encoding dihydroorotate dehydrogenase-like protein — its product is MTDLSTKYLGFDLKSPIIVGSSGLTNSVIAVKEHADNGAGAVVLKSLFEEQIRMESEQNIQNVGSDNLYAEAQDYISNYTKDHNLDKYLQLIEDCKKEVDIPVIASINCVSADGWPEFASKIEKAGADALELNVFILPSDFARGTDENETVYFKIVEEVQKYCTLPLSLKISYYFTNLAQMIQKLSFTGIKGLTLFNRFFSPDFDLKTKKVVAANLLSNPAELTTSLRWIGIMYDRVRCDLAASTGVHDGEGVVKQILAGANAVQVVSALYKNGNSHLVQIKNGLIKWMEDNGHKSLNEFRGKMSQSVINDPAAYERVQFMKYFSGIE
- a CDS encoding Omp28-related outer membrane protein; translated protein: MKKAFIALFALLVGTGVLLVSCDKEDNPDPNDPKNETVYVSKVIENKKVVIEEFTGVKCGYCPDGHVRAHDILLANPGNAFVIAYHPQSGGYNTPYAGDQDLRRTWPDQLWAMTFAGKNAMPGAFVQRRLYGGIRWQSRSNWATYADGIMAEVSPLNVGFTSSYDETTKTLTVEAQVYYTTDVTTGNTLYCVLLEDGIVTQQSGNPNPPDYVHARTFREGLSDVLGDPITEATAVGAMIKKTWTFDNSSRNYNMNNCQVVVFVRDEATNEVISGNQAKVNLSTPL